From the Cohaesibacter sp. ES.047 genome, one window contains:
- a CDS encoding portal protein, translating to MAKSRKKPAIEPPKPDKASGDGATITKLKRQYERANKEYIQFKPLLDEAFDYAIPYRKGSSDGKGQKRVNKAFDQTAIVGSFRFAGRLWQDFVSEEMFRLAPGDILSEEVKTELRPHLETTTSVITGMASNGEFDLAFHEMALDLAASTGAMYIPEGEDTDRPARFITVPIDELRLLSGPYGDVAGIFWDRKWNSWEIRDEFWEEHEKFGPNLKAKLEDNKDHELLLRVATTFDKKAKKWVTVTWVDCDDVIIRRQETLTNPWLTPRYFRVPGETFGRGPIMLAMPSIKTLNTAQSLTLQAAAIALMGIWTAVDDGVFNPDQSAIESGAIWRVARNGGVLGPTINRMQDPNLDTNNIILNDLRMAVQAALMDQSLPPDGASVRSATEILQRVKRLASDHTGAFGRLVYEIIVPLARRLIEIAYNKGLIPNAIPIDQVLVKVKISSPLATARAAERLEKIVQWIDMVLAILQDGAPSVARLQDALEHIGHELGVPSQFIITAKERAEMAEQEAEANMAAMAAQAMAAGEPTTEGT from the coding sequence ATGGCCAAATCCAGAAAAAAGCCAGCCATAGAGCCACCCAAACCTGACAAGGCGTCGGGCGACGGGGCGACCATCACCAAGCTGAAGCGCCAGTATGAGCGGGCAAACAAGGAATATATCCAATTCAAGCCCCTGCTGGATGAAGCCTTTGATTATGCCATCCCCTACCGGAAAGGATCGTCTGACGGCAAGGGACAGAAGCGCGTCAACAAGGCCTTTGACCAGACCGCCATTGTCGGATCCTTTCGATTTGCCGGTCGTCTCTGGCAGGATTTTGTTTCAGAGGAAATGTTCCGCCTTGCGCCCGGTGACATCCTGTCCGAGGAGGTCAAGACCGAGCTGCGGCCTCATCTGGAAACGACAACGTCCGTTATCACCGGCATGGCCAGCAATGGCGAATTCGATCTTGCGTTTCATGAAATGGCGCTGGATTTGGCCGCCTCGACCGGCGCGATGTATATCCCTGAAGGCGAGGACACAGACAGGCCGGCGCGGTTTATCACCGTGCCAATTGATGAATTGCGGCTGTTGTCCGGCCCATACGGCGACGTCGCGGGGATCTTCTGGGATCGCAAATGGAACAGTTGGGAAATCCGCGACGAATTCTGGGAAGAGCACGAGAAATTCGGCCCCAATCTCAAGGCCAAGCTGGAAGACAACAAGGACCATGAACTGCTGCTCCGCGTTGCCACCACCTTTGACAAGAAGGCAAAGAAGTGGGTCACGGTCACATGGGTGGATTGCGATGATGTGATCATCCGCCGGCAAGAGACCTTGACCAATCCTTGGCTAACCCCTCGCTATTTCCGCGTTCCGGGCGAAACATTCGGGCGAGGCCCGATCATGCTGGCCATGCCGTCCATTAAGACGCTGAACACGGCGCAAAGTCTCACCCTGCAAGCGGCGGCCATTGCCCTGATGGGCATTTGGACCGCCGTTGATGATGGCGTCTTCAACCCAGATCAAAGCGCCATCGAATCCGGTGCGATCTGGCGCGTGGCCCGCAACGGCGGGGTGCTTGGACCGACCATCAACCGAATGCAGGATCCCAATCTGGATACCAACAACATCATCCTCAATGACCTTCGCATGGCCGTGCAGGCCGCTCTCATGGATCAGAGCCTGCCACCAGACGGGGCCTCGGTGCGTTCTGCGACCGAGATCCTGCAAAGGGTCAAAAGGCTCGCATCGGACCATACGGGCGCGTTTGGCCGTCTGGTCTATGAAATCATCGTGCCCCTGGCGCGCCGCCTGATCGAGATCGCCTACAACAAGGGGCTGATCCCCAATGCCATTCCAATCGATCAGGTTTTGGTGAAGGTCAAAATCTCCTCGCCATTGGCTACGGCCCGCGCGGCGGAGCGGCTGGAGAAGATCGTGCAATGGATCGACATGGTTCTGGCCATCCTGCAGGACGGTGCACCGTCGGTCGCGCGGCTTCAGGATGCGCTTGAGCATATTGGCCATGAGCTGGGCGTGCCCTCGCAATTCATCATCACCGCCAAGGAACGGGCCGAAATGGCCGAGCAGGAAGCCGAGGCCAATATGGCCGCAATGGCCGCGCAAGCCATGGCAGCCGGAGAACCAACCACCGAGGGGACATGA
- a CDS encoding type II toxin-antitoxin system RelE/ParE family toxin, with the protein MTYQGHEADMYQVAYKSQAVKALRRIQPKRAKTIRNAINSLAEDPDSPALNVKPLSGRDGFRLRVGDYRVLFDRDDGIKIISIEKIGPRGDVYKR; encoded by the coding sequence GTGACGTATCAAGGACACGAAGCAGACATGTACCAAGTCGCCTACAAGTCGCAGGCAGTGAAAGCGTTGAGACGCATACAGCCAAAGCGGGCCAAGACCATTCGCAACGCCATCAATTCGCTGGCTGAAGATCCGGATAGCCCAGCGCTGAACGTCAAGCCACTGTCCGGAAGAGATGGATTTCGATTGAGGGTTGGGGACTATCGCGTCCTGTTTGATCGGGATGATGGCATCAAGATCATTTCCATCGAGAAGATCGGCCCCAGAGGCGACGTGTACAAGCGCTAG
- a CDS encoding helix-turn-helix transcriptional regulator: MAVPNIIYDEAGRPSKVELSWEDYVALDPSAADITLSDEELYDKAKAEEGEYFPSHVVDALLDGENPVKVYRKYRGITQKQLADSVGIKQEMISLIESGKRQGSIDTVKALSDILGVDVDDLV, translated from the coding sequence ATGGCAGTTCCAAACATCATTTATGACGAAGCAGGTCGCCCTTCCAAGGTGGAGTTGAGCTGGGAAGACTATGTTGCTCTGGATCCGAGCGCCGCTGACATCACCCTCTCCGATGAAGAGCTTTATGACAAGGCCAAGGCCGAAGAAGGCGAGTATTTCCCGTCCCATGTGGTCGATGCTCTGCTGGACGGCGAGAACCCCGTCAAGGTCTATCGCAAATATCGCGGCATCACCCAGAAGCAACTGGCTGACTCTGTCGGCATCAAGCAGGAGATGATCTCCCTGATCGAAAGCGGCAAGCGCCAAGGCTCTATCGACACGGTCAAAGCCCTTTCTGATATCCTCGGAGTGGATGTGGACGACCTGGTCTGA
- a CDS encoding IS630 family transposase (programmed frameshift) has translation MSAALILSDAFDADSLRRLAKGCRNAKQSRRLLAIAAVYDGMNRADAAKVGGMDRQTLRDWVLRFNEQGTDGLVDIKATGAPMRLSPEQLEEFVAIVETGPDPEKDGVSVWRSQDLVRVIQERFGVSYKERGVRDLLRRMGYVRISGRPQHPEQKPEVIDAFKKTSPQPLAAHVGHLPKNKPIEIWWQDEARLGQKNGLARLWAKKGTRPRLPADQRYKNAYLFGAICPARGVGAGLMMPFANTQAMQMHLEEVSRTVARGAHAVVLMDRAGWHTTSRLNVPKNITILLLPSKSPELNPVENIWQYLRGTFLSNRVFEDYAAILDAGCQAWKSLSANPTIIHSIGMRKWAQEGQNYTKGVKF, from the exons ATGTCTGCCGCTTTGATTCTTAGCGATGCTTTTGACGCCGATAGTTTGCGCCGTCTTGCCAAAGGATGCCGCAATGCCAAACAGAGCCGCCGCCTACTGGCCATTGCGGCTGTCTATGACGGCATGAACCGTGCTGATGCCGCCAAAGTCGGCGGTATGGACCGCCAGACTTTGCGAGATTGGGTTCTTCGCTTCAATGAGCAAGGCACCGATGGTCTTGTCGACATCAAAGCAACCGGCGCTCCCATGCGCTTGAGCCCAGAACAGCTCGAAGAGTTTGTTGCTATCGTTGAAACCGGTCCTGATCCTGAGAAGGACGGCGTCTCTGTCTGGCGTAGCCAGGATCTGGTGCGTGTGATCCAAGAGCGGTTTGGGGTCTCCTACAAGGAACGTGGAGTACGGGATCTTTTGCGCCGCATGGGGTATGTGCGCATATCTGGTCGACCTCAACATCCAGAACAAAAGCCTGAAGTCATTGATGCTTTCAAAAAAACTTCTCCGCAAC CGTTGGCAGCGCATGTAGGCCATTTGCCAAAGAACAAGCCCATCGAGATTTGGTGGCAAGATGAGGCTAGGCTTGGTCAGAAGAATGGACTGGCCCGACTATGGGCAAAAAAGGGAACCAGACCACGTCTGCCAGCCGATCAGCGATATAAAAATGCCTATCTGTTCGGTGCAATATGTCCAGCGCGTGGCGTTGGCGCGGGATTGATGATGCCTTTTGCAAATACACAGGCCATGCAAATGCACCTCGAAGAAGTCTCAAGGACAGTGGCGCGCGGCGCTCATGCCGTGGTGCTGATGGATCGTGCCGGATGGCATACGACAAGCAGACTCAACGTGCCCAAGAATATCACCATCCTCCTGTTGCCTTCCAAATCACCGGAACTGAACCCAGTTGAGAATATTTGGCAGTATCTGCGCGGTACCTTCCTGTCCAATCGGGTCTTCGAAGACTATGCCGCCATTCTTGATGCTGGTTGCCAAGCATGGAAGAGCCTCTCCGCCAACCCAACCATCATCCATTCAATAGGTATGAGAAAATGGGCTCAAGAAGGTCAGAATTATACCAAGGGCGTGAAGTTCTGA
- a CDS encoding IS630 family transposase (programmed frameshift), translating into MSAALILSDAFDADSLRRLAKGCRNAKQSRRLLAIAAVYDGMNRADAAKVGGMDRQTLRDWVLRFNEQGTDGLVDIKATGAPMRLSPEQLEEFVAIVETGPDPEKDGVSVWRSQDLVRVIQERFGVSYKERGVRDLLRRMGYVRISGRPQHPEQKPEVIDAFKKTSPQPLAAHVGHLPKNKPIEIWWQDEARLGQKNGLARLWAKKGTRPRLPADQRYKNAYLFGAICPARGVGAGLMMPFANTQAMQMHLEEVSRTVARGAHAVVLMDRAGWHTTSRLNVPKNITILLLPSKSPELNPVENIWQYLRGTFLSNRVFEDYAAILDAGCQAWKSLSANPTIIHSIGMRKWAQEGQN; encoded by the exons ATGTCTGCCGCTTTGATTCTTAGCGATGCTTTTGACGCCGATAGTTTGCGCCGTCTTGCCAAAGGATGCCGCAATGCCAAACAGAGCCGCCGCCTACTGGCCATTGCGGCTGTCTATGACGGCATGAACCGTGCTGATGCCGCCAAAGTCGGCGGTATGGACCGCCAGACTTTGCGAGATTGGGTTCTTCGCTTCAATGAGCAAGGCACCGATGGTCTTGTCGACATCAAAGCAACCGGCGCTCCCATGCGCTTGAGCCCAGAACAGCTCGAAGAGTTTGTTGCTATCGTTGAAACCGGTCCTGATCCTGAGAAGGACGGCGTCTCTGTCTGGCGTAGCCAGGATCTGGTGCGTGTGATCCAAGAGCGGTTTGGGGTCTCCTACAAGGAACGTGGAGTACGGGATCTTTTGCGCCGCATGGGGTATGTGCGCATATCTGGTCGACCTCAACATCCAGAACAAAAGCCTGAAGTCATTGATGCTTTCAAAAAAACTTCTCCGCAAC CGTTGGCAGCGCATGTAGGCCATTTGCCAAAGAACAAGCCCATCGAGATTTGGTGGCAAGATGAGGCTAGGCTTGGTCAGAAGAATGGACTGGCCCGACTATGGGCAAAAAAGGGAACCAGACCACGTCTGCCAGCCGATCAGCGATATAAAAATGCCTATCTGTTCGGTGCAATATGTCCAGCGCGTGGCGTTGGCGCGGGATTGATGATGCCTTTTGCAAATACACAGGCCATGCAAATGCACCTCGAAGAAGTCTCAAGGACAGTGGCGCGCGGCGCTCATGCCGTGGTGCTGATGGATCGTGCCGGATGGCATACGACAAGCAGACTCAACGTGCCCAAGAATATCACCATCCTCCTGTTGCCTTCCAAATCACCGGAACTGAACCCAGTTGAGAATATTTGGCAGTATCTGCGCGGTACCTTCCTGTCCAATCGGGTCTTCGAAGACTATGCCGCCATTCTTGATGCTGGTTGCCAAGCATGGAAGAGCCTCTCCGCCAACCCAACCATCATCCATTCAATAGGTATGAGAAAATGGGCTCAAGAAGGTCAGAATTAA